The nucleotide sequence GAACTCGTGCGCGCTCGGTTCATGGGCCGGTCTTGACCCCCGCTTCCTGTGCGAACCAATCCACGTGGCGGGTGAAGAACATCACCGCCGCCATCACGACAAACAGCGCGGCCGTCCCTGCGAGCAGCGCATAATCCTCCATGCGCAACACCACATAGAGCACCCCGTGCTCCGCCGCGAGCAGTGCCGCGATCGAGCCCGCCCGGGCGTAGCTGTGCAGGATCGAAACGCTGTACCCCACGATGAGCAGCGACGACGCCACCGCCGCCCCGATATAAGCCAGCCCCGGCGTCAGCACCTCGCCGAGGGCCAGCAGCGCCAGGTAGAACAGGCACAGCGCGCCGCCCACCAGCCCGTAGTGGACCGCGTGCAGCCTCAGCCCGGCCAGAGTCTCGAATAGGAAAAATGCCGCGAACACCAGCGTCAGCACCAGCACGCTGTGCTTCAACGACCGCTCCACCATCCGGTAACCCTCCGCCGCCGCCACGGCCGGCGTCGGGATCCGCGCCGCTTCTGCCGGCGCGTCCGCCAGCTCGGCCCGCTGCCGCGTGTGCGCCGCTTCCCGGTTGCCGCTGCGCTCTTGCCTGAGCCCGTTGATCAGGGCCAACGGCACGTGGAGCACGAGCACCAGCACGGCGATGAAGAGCAGTTTCAGGGTGACGGTATGCCGGCGACGCGGGGTCGGCGGCGGAATCAGGGGCGGCAGGGTGTTTTCCATGCCCCCACCCTGCCAGACTCCCGTGAAGTCCGTGTGAAGGCCCGATGAATTCGGGGCTAAATCCCCCAGATCAAGCCGGGTGAAGCGCCTTGCCCCCAAGGCGCTGGCCCGGGGCATTTCCCCGCCGGCCTTGCCTCAGTTCAGATCCTTGTCCTGCCAGTATTTCGTGCCTTGCAGCGTCGCCTGCAGGGCGAGGCCGTTCTTCGTGATCTGATAAACCTCCACGCCCTCGACAATATTTCCGGCTCCGGCGGCGGCGCCGCCTTTCTCGCCGGACTTGGCGGCGGCGTCCGCCTGGCCGCTGAAATCCCAGCCCTTCTCCACGAAGGCCGTGAGCTTCGCCTTGTCGTTGAACACAAACACCGCGCGAAAATCCTTCACGCCCAGCCCGATCCCGATGCCGGCCGACCCCATCTTCATGAAGGTCTCCGTATCCTTGATCCGGCCCTTTGCCACCACCACGCCATGCCCTCCGGCGAAACTGGCGAACACGAGGTTCACCCCGACATTCGAAAACACCGCATAGCCGGCCGCTTTCTTGATCTTCGCCTTGGTCCCGGGATTCAGCGCGTACAGCTCCTTGAGGACCTCGTCCCGGGTCTCCCGGATCTTGGCCCGCTGCTCGTCGGGCGAGTCTTTCGCGATCGCCAAGGGACCGGAGATCAGGAGTCCACACAGCAACCCGACACGAAGGAGGAAAGGCAGGAGCGTTTTCATGGGAGTGCCGCCCAGTTTGCGCGCCGGGCCCCGCGCGGCAATCCACAAACCGGCGCCGGTTCAGGCCGCCGGCAATTCCAGGCTCGCCCGAGCCCCACCCTCCGGCCGGTTCTCGAGCCCGGCCTCGCCGCCATGCAGGTGCGCGATCTCCCGGACCAGGGCCAGCCCGAGGCCGGTGCTCTTCCGTTCGGTTCCCGGACGCGGCAGCGAGTAGAAACGCTCGAACACCCGCGCCTGCGCAAAATCCGGCACCCCGGGCCCCTGGTCCTCGACCGTGAACAACACCCGGCCCGCCTCGCCGCGCGCCGCCAGCGTCACGGCGCCGCCGGACGGGGAAAAATCGAGCGCGTTCTGCAACAGGTTCACCAGCGCCTCCCGCAACAACACGGCCTCACCGCGCACCTGGGCCCCCTCGCCCCCGTGCACCGACACGCGGATCCCCCGGGGCTCCCCCGCCGACCGCACCGTGTCCGCCGCCGCCCGCATGAGCCCCTCGACCGGCAGCATTTCCACCTGGCGCAGCTGCTTGCGTGCCTCAAGCGAGGACAGTTCCAGCAGGCGATCGATGATCCGCTGGATGCGGGCGGACTCCGTGCGAATGTTGGCCAGAAATTTCTGCCGCTGCTCGACCGGCATCGTTTCATCCAGCAATTCGGCGGCGCCCCGGATGGCGGACAACGGCGCCTTCACCTCGTGTGCCAGCGTCTGCGTGTACCGCTCGACATGCTGCCGCCCCTCCAGCGCCTCGCGCATCTCCTCGAAAGCCCGGCCCAGTTCGGCGATCTCCCGCGCCCGCGAAACGGGCGGGGCCGCGGGCCGGCCGTCGCGCACGCGGTGTGCGTAATCGGTCAGTTTTTCCAGGGACCGGGTCAGCCGCGCGGCAATCCACCACCCCAGCACCACCATCACCCCCGCGATCGCCCCGATCAACGCGACGAGCCGCCAGCGCGCCGCGCGCACGCCCTCCTCCACGGCCGCGAGCGGCCGGCCGACCCCGACCCACCCCAGATGCTCTCCTGCCGCCAGCACCCGCGCCACCACCCGGAGTTCCCCCTCGACCACCGCGACGTTCGAAACCGTGTAACCTTCGGAGGCGTTGTAGCCACCGCCGCGCATCGGCCACTGGTAGACTTGGTTCAGATCCTTGTCCGCGGAGTCGAAGATCACCTTTCCCTCCCGGTCGCAGGCAAACACCCGCAGCAGGTCCGTCTGCTTCGGGAGGGTCGCGAGTTTCGCCGTCCAGTCCTCCCCATCCGTCGCCGGCGCGGCAAATGCTGCCATGTAGGCCGCCGTGTCACCGAGCGTGCGGCGCATCGACTCGACATAGCGCAGCCGCACATCCCGCAACACCAACCCCGTTACCGCCACAAGCCCGAGCGCCGAGGCGCCCACATACACGACGAAGATGGCCGTGCGGATTCTCATTGCTCCCGCAGCGCGTAGCCCAGCCCGCGGTGCGTCACGATCGGATCCGCCTCCGGCGCCACCTCCCGCAGCTTGGCGCGGAGGGTCTTGATGTGCGCATCCACCGTGCGATCCAGGGCGGAGCCCGGGTCGTCCCACGCCGCGACCATCAGCTGGTCGCGGCTGAAGACCCGGCCGGGCGCGGCGAGCAACGCGCCCAGCAGCCGGTATTCGTTGCGCGTGAGGTCGAGCGCCTGCCCGTGAAAACTAATGCGGCACCGGCCCTCGTCATGGGACCAGCCCGTCGCCGCCGCGGCCACCGGCGGCGCGGCCCCGCTCGTACCCGCGCGGCGCAGGATCGCCCGCACCCGCGCCGTCAGCTCCCGCGGGCTGAAGGGTTTCGCCAGGTAATCATCCGCCCCCAGCTCCAGGCCCACGATGCGGTCAACCTCGTTGCTCCGCGCGGTCAGAAAAATGATTGGCGGTGCCCCCTGCTTCTGCAGCTCCCGGCACACGTCGAAGCCGCTCATGTCCGGCAGCCCCACATCGAGCACCACCAGCGCCACCGGCTGCTGCCGCACCCACGTCAGCGCCTCCCGCCCGCTGGTTTTCCAAATCGGGTGGAAACCCTCCGTCTGCAGTGCATAGACGATGGTCTCGGCGATCGCCGCCTCATCCTCCACCACGAGCACGGTCTGACGGGTTGCGGACATGTCCCTTGCTTGTGCCGGGCGCCCCCGGCGCTGACAAGCCGGCTCTGCACCCGATCCGTCGCGCCGCCCGCCGGCCCGCTCAGCTCGTCACGGCCACGAGGTCCAGTTCCGGCTCCCGCTCCATCACGGTCTGCCACGCTCCGGCCAGTTGCCAGAGCGGGCGAATTTCATTCAGAAAGAGCGCGTGCAATCCCACGGCCACCTGCACCGGGCCCATGCACTTAAGC is from Lacunisphaera limnophila and encodes:
- a CDS encoding YSC84-related protein; translated protein: MKTLLPFLLRVGLLCGLLISGPLAIAKDSPDEQRAKIRETRDEVLKELYALNPGTKAKIKKAAGYAVFSNVGVNLVFASFAGGHGVVVAKGRIKDTETFMKMGSAGIGIGLGVKDFRAVFVFNDKAKLTAFVEKGWDFSGQADAAAKSGEKGGAAAGAGNIVEGVEVYQITKNGLALQATLQGTKYWQDKDLN
- the creB gene encoding two-component system response regulator CreB, producing MSATRQTVLVVEDEAAIAETIVYALQTEGFHPIWKTSGREALTWVRQQPVALVVLDVGLPDMSGFDVCRELQKQGAPPIIFLTARSNEVDRIVGLELGADDYLAKPFSPRELTARVRAILRRAGTSGAAPPVAAAATGWSHDEGRCRISFHGQALDLTRNEYRLLGALLAAPGRVFSRDQLMVAAWDDPGSALDRTVDAHIKTLRAKLREVAPEADPIVTHRGLGYALREQ
- the creC gene encoding two-component system sensor histidine kinase CreC → MRIRTAIFVVYVGASALGLVAVTGLVLRDVRLRYVESMRRTLGDTAAYMAAFAAPATDGEDWTAKLATLPKQTDLLRVFACDREGKVIFDSADKDLNQVYQWPMRGGGYNASEGYTVSNVAVVEGELRVVARVLAAGEHLGWVGVGRPLAAVEEGVRAARWRLVALIGAIAGVMVVLGWWIAARLTRSLEKLTDYAHRVRDGRPAAPPVSRAREIAELGRAFEEMREALEGRQHVERYTQTLAHEVKAPLSAIRGAAELLDETMPVEQRQKFLANIRTESARIQRIIDRLLELSSLEARKQLRQVEMLPVEGLMRAAADTVRSAGEPRGIRVSVHGGEGAQVRGEAVLLREALVNLLQNALDFSPSGGAVTLAARGEAGRVLFTVEDQGPGVPDFAQARVFERFYSLPRPGTERKSTGLGLALVREIAHLHGGEAGLENRPEGGARASLELPAA
- a CDS encoding inner membrane CreD family protein, producing the protein MENTLPPLIPPPTPRRRHTVTLKLLFIAVLVLVLHVPLALINGLRQERSGNREAAHTRQRAELADAPAEAARIPTPAVAAAEGYRMVERSLKHSVLVLTLVFAAFFLFETLAGLRLHAVHYGLVGGALCLFYLALLALGEVLTPGLAYIGAAVASSLLIVGYSVSILHSYARAGSIAALLAAEHGVLYVVLRMEDYALLAGTAALFVVMAAVMFFTRHVDWFAQEAGVKTGP